One Siniperca chuatsi isolate FFG_IHB_CAS linkage group LG8, ASM2008510v1, whole genome shotgun sequence DNA segment encodes these proteins:
- the ctsf gene encoding cathepsin F yields the protein MVVGFRCCPVILWLALAAVLGSVLGLGEDIDRPLFGPPGSPIRLQESDPGLKKALEFAEERYNRGSNAMHLRKVSRLISATKQLVKGIRYTITVELSNTQCKKSTMLRTCDFYPVSQKLKTEVCVFEVWDVPWQGTSTLLKQKCQLKVEPQLEETNKVVDASTSQPLEESVELLGQFKEFMVKYNKVYSSQEETDRRLRIFHENLKTAEKVQSLDQGSAEYGVTKFSDLTEEEFRSTYLNPLLSQWTLHRPMKPASPARDPAPASWDWRDHGAVSPVKNQGMCGSCWAFSVTGNIEGQWFLKNGTLLSLSEQELVDCDGLDQACSGGLPSNAYEAIEKLGGLETETDYSYSGHKQSCDFTAMKVAAYINSSVELSKDEKEIAAWLAENGPISVALNAFAMQFYRKGVSHPLKIFCNPWMIDHAVLLVGYGDRKGVPFWAIKNSWGEDYGDQGYYYLYRGSNACGINRMCSSAVVN from the exons ATGGTGGTCGGATTCCGCTGTTGTCCGGTAATCCTGTGGCTGGCCCTGGCCGCCGTGCTGGGCTCGGTACTCGGACTTGGTGAGGACATCGACCGGCCTCTGTTCGGGCCTCCAGGCTCTCCTATCCGGCTGCAGGAGTCGGACCCAGGCCTGAAGAAGGCTCTGGAGTTCGCCGAGGAGCGCTACAACCGGGGCTCCAACGCCATGCACCTCCGCAAAGTCAGCCGGCTCATCTCTGCCACCAAACAG ctGGTTAAGGGTATCCGCTACACCATAACAGTGGAACTGAGTAACACTCAATGTAAGAAATCCACCATGCTCAGGACATGTGACTTCTATCCCGTGTCACAGAAACTCAAG ACggaggtgtgtgtgttcgaAGTGTGGGACGTTCCCTGGCAGGGCACCTCGACTCTGCTCAAACAGAAGTGCCAGCTTAAAG TTGAACCTCAACTAGAAGAGACCAACAAGGTCGTGGATGCATCCACCAGCCAGCCTCTGGAG GAGTCCGTGGAGCTCTTGGGCCAGTTCAAAGAATTCATGGTTAAATACAACAAGGTCTACAGCAGCCAGGAGG AGACAGACCGCCGTTTGCGCATCTTCCACGAGAACCTGAAGACTGCTGAGAAGGTCCAGTCTTTGGATCAAGGGTCAGCTGAGTATGGTGTCACCAAGTTCAGCGACCtaacag AGGAAGAGTTTCGCTCTACGTATCTGAACCCGCTACTGAGTCAATGGACTCTTCATCGACCAATGAAACCGGCCTCTCCTGCCCGAGACCCTGCCCCTGCCAGCTGGGATTGGCGGGATCATGGAGCTGTCAGTCCTGTTAAGAACCAG GGTATGTGTGGATCCTGCTGGGCATTTTCTGTTACAGGCAACATTGAAGGCCAGTGGTTCCTGAAAAATGGGACGCTGCTGTCCCTCTCTGaacaag AGCTGGTGGACTGTGACGGGCTGGACCAGGCGTGCAGTGGAGGGCTGCCGTCAAATGCTTATGAAGCTATCGAGAAGCTGG GTGGTCTGGAGACAGAGACTGACTACTCCTACAGCGGGCACAAGCAGAGCTGCGACTTCACCGCCATGAAGGTGGCCGCCTACATCAACAGCTCTGTGGAGCTGTCCAAAGATGAGAAGG AAATTGCAGCTTGGCTGGCTGAGAATGGACCAATCTCTGTTGCTCTGAATGCCTTTGCCATGCAG TTCTACAGGAAGGGTGTGTCTCACCCTTTGAAGATCTTCTGCAACCCCTGGATGATCGACCACGCTGTGCTGCTGGTGGGATACGGAGACC GTAAAGGTGTCCCATTCTGGGCCATCAAAAACAGCTGGGGGGAGGATTATGGAGACCAG gGCTACTACTACCTGTACAGGGGGTCCAATGCGTGTGGGATCAACAGGATGTGCTCATCTGCTGTAGTTAACTAA
- the eif1ad gene encoding probable RNA-binding protein EIF1AD codes for MSQATKRKHVVQEVLGDFVTPTENQQIVKVICSRGNNLHETVTAQGETFLVSMPTKFRKNIWIKRGDYVIVDPIEEGEKVKAEINFILYKDHIQYLQKQQHWPEGFMEETLEQDKANKQQETEKKDEEEEVSDSEDDESDLFVNTNRCNYQYSESEEEDSEEEDDGKEERTENGS; via the exons ATGTCTCAGGCCACCAAACGCAAACACGTTGTCCAGGAGGTTCTTGGAGACTTTGTCACGCCCACAGAAAACCAGCAGATTGTGAAG GTTATCTGTAGCCGTGGTAACAACCTCCATGAAACTGTCACGGCCCAAGGTGAGACTTTCCTGGTGAGCATGCCCACCAAGTTCCGTAAGAACATCTGGATCAAGAGAG GTGACTATGTGATTGTGGATCCCAttgaggaaggagagaaggtgAAAGCAGAGATCAACTTCATTCTCTACAAAGATCACATTCAGTACCTGCAAAAACAGCAGCACTG GCCAGAGGGATTTATGGAGGAGACGTTGGAGCAGGACAAGgcaaacaaacagcaggagACGGAGAAGAAagacgaggaagaggaagttAGCGACTCTGAAGATGATGAGAGTGACCTCTTCGTAAACACCAACCGCTGTAACTACCAGTACAGcgagagtgaggaggaggacagtgaGGAAGAAGATGATGGCAAAGAGGAAAGGACAGAGAATGGCTCCTAG